In the Pseudoalteromonas undina genome, one interval contains:
- a CDS encoding ATP-NAD kinase family protein: MQFKLGLIVNPVAGLGGSVALKGSDGEDTAAKAIALGAEPKSNSRTKAALEVLVPHQSNITIYTVNDEMGEQTAKALGFNTQVVYQSNSPTTSDDTEAAARLLQQQGVDLILFAGGDGTARNICHAVEDSVPVLGIPAGCKIHSGVYAITPKAAGRVVEMLVKGELVTLSDADVMDIDEVAFRQGTVKAKRYGEMQVPSEVRYVQAVKNGGKETDELVLADIAAYVVSEMDADILYVMGSGSTVGAVMEEMGLENTLLGVDLVEDQALVGQDLTAQQLLELTKERETKLVITLIGGQGHIFGRGNQQLSPALIKAIGRDNIIVVATKTKLQALNGRPLICDTGDSKLDDELSGYIRVTSGFNDHIMYAVGHQDGLHPEEK; encoded by the coding sequence ATGCAGTTTAAGTTAGGATTGATTGTAAATCCGGTCGCAGGGCTCGGTGGTAGTGTTGCGCTTAAGGGCAGTGACGGTGAAGACACCGCTGCTAAAGCCATTGCATTAGGTGCAGAGCCTAAGTCAAATAGCCGCACTAAAGCTGCACTTGAAGTGCTTGTACCTCATCAATCAAACATTACTATTTATACTGTTAATGATGAAATGGGGGAGCAAACAGCAAAAGCGTTGGGCTTTAATACGCAAGTGGTTTATCAAAGTAACTCACCCACAACCAGTGACGATACCGAAGCTGCAGCTCGTTTATTACAGCAACAAGGTGTAGATTTAATCTTATTTGCTGGTGGCGACGGAACGGCGCGCAATATTTGCCATGCTGTAGAAGACTCTGTACCCGTGTTGGGCATTCCTGCTGGGTGTAAAATTCATTCCGGCGTCTATGCCATAACGCCAAAAGCCGCAGGCCGTGTAGTTGAAATGCTGGTAAAAGGTGAGCTTGTAACATTAAGCGATGCTGATGTGATGGACATTGATGAAGTGGCTTTTCGCCAAGGAACAGTAAAAGCAAAACGTTATGGTGAAATGCAAGTGCCAAGTGAAGTGCGCTATGTACAAGCGGTTAAAAATGGCGGTAAAGAAACTGACGAGCTGGTGCTAGCAGATATAGCTGCTTATGTCGTTAGTGAAATGGATGCCGATATCCTCTATGTCATGGGTAGTGGCTCTACCGTTGGCGCAGTGATGGAAGAGATGGGGCTTGAAAACACCTTACTCGGTGTTGATCTCGTTGAAGATCAAGCTTTAGTAGGGCAAGACCTAACAGCCCAGCAACTTCTTGAACTTACCAAAGAACGTGAAACAAAATTAGTGATCACTCTAATTGGCGGTCAAGGGCATATTTTTGGTCGAGGCAATCAACAACTCAGTCCTGCGTTAATTAAAGCGATAGGCCGCGATAATATTATTGTGGTGGCTACTAAAACAAAATTACAGGCTTTAAATGGCCGACCGCTGATTTGTGATACCGGCGATAGCAAATTAGATGATGAATTAAGCGGTTATATACGTGTAACCAGTGGGTTTAACGACCATATTATGTATGCAGTAGGTCATCAAGATGGGCTGCACCCAGAGGAGAAGTAA
- a CDS encoding elongation factor P hydroxylase, which produces MHQVADLISIFEHTFYQSYNTRLVKGEHEPIYIPANDTTPHHQIVFAHGFYASALHEIAHWLVAGSQRRLSEDYGYWYCPDGRDATQQAEFESVEVKPQAIEWALSVAAGFDFNVSVDNLNGEQTCRFAFQSRVHSKLLELLQNGFNPRTTLLLKALCKFYNTTWPLHAAQFSWHSPEELKDAV; this is translated from the coding sequence ATGCACCAAGTAGCTGATCTGATTTCTATTTTCGAACACACTTTTTACCAAAGCTATAACACGCGTTTGGTAAAAGGTGAGCATGAGCCTATTTACATTCCCGCAAATGATACAACCCCGCATCATCAAATTGTGTTTGCCCATGGTTTTTATGCCAGTGCATTGCATGAAATAGCTCATTGGTTAGTGGCAGGTTCTCAGCGCCGTTTAAGTGAAGACTATGGTTATTGGTATTGCCCTGATGGGCGCGATGCTACACAGCAAGCGGAATTTGAATCAGTAGAGGTAAAACCTCAAGCAATAGAGTGGGCATTGAGTGTGGCTGCCGGGTTTGATTTTAACGTATCGGTAGATAATTTAAATGGTGAGCAAACATGTCGATTTGCGTTTCAGTCTCGCGTTCATTCAAAGTTATTAGAGTTATTGCAAAACGGGTTTAACCCAAGAACAACCTTACTATTAAAAGCACTGTGTAAATTTTATAACACCACGTGGCCATTACATGCTGCGCAGTTTTCATGGCATTCTCCCGAGGAGTTAAAAGATGCAGTTTAA
- a CDS encoding phospholipase produces the protein MKKQLIAATLLLLGTSQAQAFSQETHKRIVLDAVNYMQQHPASTEYAALRQYAAQNNLTISELAELLGQAAYDVDDFEDTFFCGAITGSCVQAPVWGAAQSIVKYTSYWHFQNHTQGADQHGNDFGGYNYEKLTVWGTIDNLASAWLKGDYLDDGKGGETGWFNADSSKYNSYGVTESHYRIDSNSTYSMYDDFEEMPFQPIDNLGQYWYQSYLQSGNPQVLGFVFHTTDLLQPHHTWTTSDLNHSSWESWVKDYYDQEQLNDLSLVTQAMQTFSPLDKNSQDVRPLLTQGGSFSYAQGGIVLNSEDHFDRLNIAKQVVPHAIAMVVHLLNHAMVAR, from the coding sequence ATGAAAAAACAATTAATTGCAGCGACACTTTTATTACTCGGTACAAGCCAAGCTCAAGCTTTTAGTCAAGAAACTCACAAACGTATTGTTCTAGATGCCGTAAATTATATGCAGCAACACCCAGCCAGCACCGAATATGCTGCCCTACGTCAGTACGCTGCACAAAACAATCTGACAATCTCTGAATTAGCCGAGCTGCTGGGACAAGCTGCTTATGACGTAGATGACTTTGAAGACACCTTTTTCTGTGGTGCTATTACAGGTTCCTGTGTTCAAGCGCCAGTATGGGGAGCAGCGCAAAGTATAGTTAAATATACAAGCTATTGGCATTTTCAAAATCATACCCAAGGTGCAGACCAACATGGAAACGATTTTGGTGGTTATAATTATGAGAAGCTCACCGTTTGGGGCACTATTGATAATCTTGCATCTGCTTGGCTTAAAGGTGACTATCTTGATGATGGTAAAGGGGGGGAAACAGGTTGGTTCAATGCCGACTCTTCAAAATATAACAGTTATGGTGTAACAGAATCTCACTACAGAATCGATAGCAACTCAACCTATTCTATGTACGATGACTTTGAAGAAATGCCATTTCAACCTATCGATAATTTAGGCCAATATTGGTATCAAAGTTACTTACAAAGCGGAAATCCTCAAGTATTAGGGTTTGTATTTCATACTACTGATTTATTACAACCTCACCACACATGGACCACATCAGACCTTAACCACTCTAGCTGGGAAAGTTGGGTAAAAGATTACTATGATCAAGAGCAGCTCAACGATTTATCTCTCGTTACTCAAGCAATGCAAACGTTCTCGCCTTTAGATAAAAATAGCCAAGATGTTCGCCCATTATTAACTCAAGGCGGTTCATTTTCTTATGCACAAGGTGGGATTGTACTCAACTCAGAAGATCATTTTGATCGCCTTAATATAGCTAAGCAAGTAGTGCCGCATGCAATAGCAATGGTAGTGCACTTATTAAACCACGCCATGGTTGCTCGCTAA
- a CDS encoding DEAD/DEAH box helicase, translating to MSEPVTFESLNLSPAILKAVEELGYKTPSEIQAQCIPLLLERKDVLGLAQTGTGKTAAFALPLLNDIDPSVKQPQILVLTPTRELAIQVAEAFEQYAKHTRGVEVLALYGGQSYSIQLSALRRGAQIIVATPGRLIDHINRGTIKFDALQALVLDEADEMLRMGFIDDVENIMEKTPREKQTCLFSATMPKQIQNISSKYMNNPEQVHISARNSTVSSVEQVFWNAHVHKNKAIVRFLEAEQYEGAIVFVRTRNDTVQLAELLEREGFSAAPLNGDMNQQARERTVDRLKSGMLNVVIATDVAARGLDVDRLSLVINYDIPQDSEAYVHRIGRTGRAGRTGKAILFVKHNERYLLKNIIRHTKSEIAQVELPTAKVVEEKRINALQEKLTLALENKDITFFNEVAANMAQKLELAPEDLAGALLCLAQQQSPIKVEEVKIQPRERNERNPRNDRNDRGDRGRRNERGGERAERKPRERNSRDAGPMDTYRIEVGREHGVQVKNIVGAIANEADISSKFIGDIRLHDSHSTVQLPQNMPKDVLDHFQKVFICKRPMGMTLTQDQGPSEPRGERSERPAGDKKRSFNKDGQRPDKRSGPRKERRPVSFTAK from the coding sequence ATGTCAGAACCAGTCACGTTTGAATCTCTAAATCTTTCTCCTGCAATTTTAAAGGCAGTTGAAGAGTTGGGTTACAAGACACCATCTGAAATCCAAGCTCAATGTATACCGTTATTGCTAGAAAGAAAGGACGTACTGGGACTAGCACAAACGGGTACAGGTAAAACAGCAGCATTTGCACTGCCATTACTAAATGATATTGACCCGTCTGTGAAACAGCCACAGATCCTTGTACTCACACCAACCCGTGAGCTTGCGATCCAAGTAGCTGAGGCATTTGAACAATATGCAAAACACACTCGTGGTGTTGAAGTACTGGCACTATATGGTGGCCAGAGCTACAGCATCCAGTTGAGCGCACTTCGTCGTGGCGCACAGATTATTGTTGCTACACCGGGTCGTTTAATCGATCACATAAACCGTGGCACTATCAAGTTTGATGCTTTACAAGCACTTGTACTTGATGAAGCCGATGAAATGCTACGTATGGGCTTTATCGATGATGTTGAAAACATCATGGAAAAAACGCCGCGTGAAAAGCAAACATGTCTTTTCTCTGCGACTATGCCTAAGCAAATTCAAAACATCAGCAGCAAATATATGAACAATCCTGAACAGGTTCATATTTCTGCACGCAACTCAACTGTATCGTCAGTAGAGCAAGTGTTTTGGAATGCACACGTACATAAAAACAAAGCCATTGTTCGTTTCTTAGAAGCAGAACAATATGAAGGTGCTATTGTTTTCGTACGTACACGTAACGATACAGTACAACTAGCTGAGTTATTAGAGCGCGAAGGTTTTTCTGCTGCACCACTTAACGGTGACATGAACCAGCAAGCGCGTGAGCGCACAGTTGATCGTTTAAAAAGCGGCATGCTAAACGTTGTTATTGCAACAGACGTAGCGGCACGTGGTCTTGATGTAGACCGTTTAAGCTTAGTTATCAACTACGACATTCCACAAGATTCTGAAGCCTACGTTCACCGTATCGGCCGTACAGGTCGTGCTGGTCGTACTGGTAAAGCGATTCTTTTCGTTAAGCATAACGAGCGTTATTTACTTAAAAATATCATTCGTCATACTAAATCTGAAATCGCACAAGTTGAATTACCAACAGCTAAAGTTGTTGAAGAGAAACGTATCAATGCGCTTCAAGAAAAGCTTACGCTTGCACTTGAAAACAAAGATATTACTTTCTTCAACGAAGTGGCTGCCAACATGGCACAAAAACTTGAGCTTGCTCCTGAAGACTTAGCGGGTGCATTACTGTGTTTAGCACAGCAACAATCACCAATTAAAGTTGAAGAAGTTAAGATTCAACCGCGTGAACGTAACGAACGCAACCCTCGCAACGACCGTAATGATCGTGGTGACCGTGGTCGTCGTAACGAACGTGGCGGTGAGCGCGCTGAGCGTAAACCTCGCGAGCGTAATAGCCGTGATGCAGGTCCTATGGATACGTACCGTATCGAAGTAGGTCGTGAGCATGGTGTTCAGGTTAAGAACATTGTTGGTGCAATTGCTAACGAAGCAGACATTTCAAGCAAGTTTATTGGTGACATTCGTCTTCACGACAGTCACAGTACGGTACAATTACCGCAAAACATGCCTAAAGATGTACTTGATCACTTCCAAAAAGTGTTTATTTGTAAACGCCCAATGGGTATGACATTAACACAAGATCAAGGCCCTTCTGAGCCACGCGGCGAGCGTTCTGAACGCCCTGCTGGTGACAAGAAGCGTAGCTTTAATAAAGATGGTCAACGCCCTGATAAGCGTAGCGGCCCTCGTAAAGAACGTCGCCCAGTTAGCTTCACCGCTAAGTAA
- a CDS encoding YfcL family protein, with the protein MSLVNYIDAAQQYFDDLVIKATDDELFAGGYLRGHFDLAVGYAQVEELNLEIAELNDTVEKSLVKAYRNGELNEDDKALVVRIWDEVKALA; encoded by the coding sequence ATGAGTTTAGTAAATTACATAGATGCTGCGCAGCAATATTTTGATGATTTAGTGATAAAAGCCACCGATGACGAGTTATTTGCTGGCGGTTATTTACGCGGCCACTTTGATTTAGCCGTAGGTTATGCACAAGTTGAAGAGTTAAATCTAGAAATTGCAGAACTAAACGACACGGTTGAAAAAAGCTTAGTAAAAGCTTATCGCAATGGCGAACTTAATGAAGATGATAAAGCACTCGTAGTAAGAATATGGGATGAAGTAAAAGCACTCGCATAA
- a CDS encoding peptidyl-prolyl cis-trans isomerase, producing the protein MKKVAILVITLLGAFYHSLVMASFTQYSSDEVNFMHRAYLKHKPEITINEVRTRLYENQFLLQQAALKTPAIIKRQSAVGFSTQYHVERYLKNLFDSQLAIKAQSSQVKLDTYDSQWLKHTLGPYPKNGQYVQSLIKKMQQIDLTPILYKPINLYEFIDALSMQVRFKLHRGDSKLFKSELIKKRQFNIAFSKAKPILAKQNIDIEHLYEIAKGDILRPSIQSWLGINTMMHMQSPVLEKLEKQVNKSEIKAFYQANKSQFKFLSQVKAHGAQFASRTNAVDFRTLADNKSLKQALVISGKQDIYAQYNSELNRKNKSSWVVQLAFTTKENTISAVIRTPRGEWVVIHSYEHQFDYFSPEDETVRYQATKAIAKQKAAQQYENNWLKWQNKTGVIL; encoded by the coding sequence ATGAAAAAAGTGGCTATTTTAGTGATTACATTACTAGGGGCTTTTTACCACTCCCTAGTAATGGCCTCATTTACACAATACAGTAGTGATGAAGTTAACTTTATGCATCGTGCTTATTTAAAGCACAAACCTGAAATTACAATCAATGAAGTTAGAACTCGTCTTTATGAGAATCAGTTTTTATTACAACAAGCAGCGCTAAAAACACCAGCAATAATAAAACGACAATCTGCCGTTGGTTTTAGTACTCAATACCATGTTGAACGTTACTTAAAAAATCTGTTCGATTCGCAGTTAGCTATAAAGGCACAGTCAAGTCAGGTAAAGCTTGACACTTATGATAGTCAATGGCTTAAACACACATTAGGACCCTACCCTAAAAATGGCCAATATGTGCAAAGCTTGATTAAAAAAATGCAGCAGATCGATTTAACCCCTATTTTGTATAAACCTATTAATTTATATGAATTTATCGATGCACTATCAATGCAGGTACGTTTTAAACTCCATAGAGGCGATAGTAAGCTATTCAAAAGTGAATTAATAAAAAAACGGCAATTCAATATAGCGTTTTCAAAAGCCAAACCGATTTTGGCAAAACAGAATATTGATATTGAACATCTGTATGAAATAGCTAAAGGAGATATTTTGCGCCCCTCCATTCAAAGCTGGCTAGGCATAAATACAATGATGCATATGCAGAGCCCTGTTCTTGAAAAGCTAGAGAAACAAGTAAACAAAAGCGAAATTAAAGCGTTTTATCAAGCAAATAAATCGCAGTTTAAATTTTTAAGCCAAGTGAAAGCCCACGGAGCCCAATTTGCTAGTCGAACCAATGCTGTAGACTTTCGCACGTTGGCGGATAACAAATCACTTAAACAAGCATTAGTAATATCAGGAAAACAAGATATATATGCTCAATACAATAGTGAATTAAATCGCAAAAACAAAAGTAGTTGGGTTGTACAACTTGCGTTCACAACTAAAGAAAACACCATTTCTGCTGTTATACGTACACCTAGAGGTGAATGGGTGGTGATACACAGTTATGAGCATCAGTTTGATTACTTTTCGCCAGAAGATGAAACCGTTCGATACCAAGCAACAAAGGCCATCGCAAAACAAAAAGCGGCACAACAGTATGAAAATAACTGGCTCAAGTGGCAAAATAAGACGGGAGTAATTTTATGA
- a CDS encoding GrxA family glutaredoxin — protein sequence MLTVIFGREGCPFCVRAKDVAEQLANDRDDFKYRYIDIIKEGISKEDLEKSAGKPCPTVPQIFVDQTHIGGFTEFEAYAKENLGLYQ from the coding sequence ATGTTAACAGTAATTTTTGGCCGTGAAGGCTGCCCTTTTTGTGTTCGCGCTAAAGATGTTGCAGAGCAACTTGCTAATGACCGCGATGATTTTAAATACCGCTACATCGACATCATCAAAGAAGGTATCAGTAAAGAAGATTTAGAGAAATCTGCAGGCAAGCCATGTCCGACTGTGCCACAAATTTTTGTAGACCAAACTCATATTGGTGGTTTTACAGAATTTGAAGCCTACGCCAAAGAAAACCTAGGCCTTTACCAGTAA
- a CDS encoding Hsp20 family protein: MRTVDLSPLYRSFIGFDHLASLMDAAARTDKQPSFPPYNIEALDKDKYRITMAVAGFSEDELSLQSENNTLVVSGTKAGKDQNDERKFIHQGIAERNFERKFQLGDHVKVLGADLANGLLSIDLEREIPEALKPRKIEIGSGNMLESK; the protein is encoded by the coding sequence ATGCGTACAGTAGATTTATCACCCCTATACCGTTCATTCATTGGTTTCGATCACTTAGCATCATTAATGGATGCCGCTGCACGAACTGACAAGCAGCCAAGTTTTCCTCCATACAACATCGAAGCACTTGATAAAGACAAATACCGTATCACTATGGCAGTTGCTGGATTTAGTGAAGACGAGTTAAGCCTGCAATCTGAAAACAACACGTTAGTTGTATCAGGCACTAAAGCAGGTAAAGATCAAAACGATGAACGTAAATTCATTCATCAAGGCATTGCCGAGCGCAACTTTGAGCGTAAGTTCCAGTTAGGTGACCACGTTAAAGTACTTGGCGCAGACCTAGCTAACGGCTTACTAAGCATCGACCTTGAACGTGAGATCCCAGAAGCGCTGAAGCCACGTAAAATTGAAATTGGCTCAGGCAATATGCTAGAAAGTAAATAG
- a CDS encoding AbgT family transporter: MNNNNDATMPTGIVARFLNFVERVGNKLPDPAIIFLFAMLLIWFLSWWFSSVTFDAIDPRTGEAIIINNMLASDSLATFLSSMVKTFTGFAPLGVVLVAMLGVGVAEHSGFINTGLKLMLKVTPRKLLTPSIILVAIVSHTATDAGYVLVIPLAGVIFFAAGRHPLAGIAAAFAGVSGGFGANFIPSGIDPLLQSFTQSAAQIINPTMSINPLNNWGFASASSLFIVMLGWYITDKIIEPRLKNSPVDGETQDLPAFEDARSDEKRAFLIASSVMIAGIALLAYVSAPADSAMRSSDGSLTNFSSPLMQSIVPLIFLLFWIPGAVYGFTVGTFKSSKDMIDAMSKAMNGMAYYIVMAFFCSLFIAAFSKSNLGALLAIEGAQVLKAMELPSSVTVVGIIFLTGFVNLFVGSSSAKWALLGPVFVPMLMQLGISPDLTQAAYRVGDSSSNIITPLMPYFPLVVVYCQKYVKGTGIGTLIAMMLPYSIAFMIGWSIFLLGYWALGIPLGLDASYVYPAVAP; encoded by the coding sequence ATGAATAACAATAATGATGCGACAATGCCAACTGGCATAGTTGCGCGATTTTTAAATTTTGTTGAGCGGGTAGGTAATAAGCTTCCTGATCCAGCAATTATCTTTTTGTTTGCCATGTTATTAATCTGGTTTTTGTCTTGGTGGTTTTCAAGCGTCACATTTGATGCAATAGACCCTCGTACTGGCGAAGCCATTATTATTAATAACATGCTTGCCAGCGATTCGTTGGCCACTTTTTTATCTTCTATGGTAAAAACATTCACCGGTTTTGCGCCACTGGGTGTCGTACTGGTTGCTATGCTAGGTGTAGGCGTTGCAGAGCATTCGGGCTTTATTAATACCGGCCTTAAATTAATGCTCAAAGTAACGCCTAGAAAATTACTAACACCCTCAATTATTTTGGTAGCTATTGTGAGCCATACGGCTACCGATGCAGGGTATGTGCTGGTTATTCCACTTGCTGGGGTAATATTTTTTGCAGCAGGTCGTCATCCGCTTGCCGGTATTGCAGCGGCATTTGCAGGGGTTAGCGGTGGCTTTGGCGCTAACTTTATTCCATCTGGGATTGACCCGTTACTGCAAAGCTTTACGCAAAGTGCAGCACAAATTATTAATCCAACAATGAGCATTAACCCGCTTAATAACTGGGGCTTTGCTTCAGCATCAAGCTTATTTATTGTAATGTTAGGCTGGTACATCACCGATAAAATTATTGAACCACGTTTAAAAAATTCACCAGTAGATGGTGAAACTCAAGACCTACCAGCATTTGAAGATGCCCGTAGTGACGAAAAGCGCGCCTTTCTTATTGCTAGTTCCGTAATGATTGCAGGTATTGCGTTATTAGCGTACGTATCCGCACCCGCTGATTCAGCGATGCGCAGCAGCGATGGCTCTTTAACAAACTTTAGTTCACCACTAATGCAGTCAATAGTGCCGCTAATCTTCTTACTGTTTTGGATCCCAGGCGCAGTATATGGTTTTACCGTAGGCACCTTTAAAAGCTCTAAAGACATGATAGATGCGATGAGCAAAGCCATGAATGGTATGGCGTATTACATTGTTATGGCATTCTTTTGTTCATTATTTATTGCTGCATTTAGTAAATCAAACCTAGGTGCCTTACTGGCAATTGAAGGGGCTCAGGTATTAAAAGCAATGGAGTTACCGAGCTCTGTAACGGTGGTAGGGATTATTTTCCTAACTGGTTTTGTAAACTTGTTTGTTGGTTCAAGCTCGGCTAAGTGGGCACTATTAGGTCCGGTATTTGTACCTATGCTAATGCAGCTCGGTATTTCGCCAGACTTAACGCAAGCAGCGTACCGTGTGGGAGATTCTAGCTCTAATATTATCACCCCGCTAATGCCATACTTCCCGCTGGTGGTGGTGTACTGTCAAAAATACGTTAAAGGCACAGGCATAGGTACGCTTATCGCGATGATGCTACCGTATTCAATCGCCTTTATGATCGGTTGGAGTATCTTCTTGCTAGGCTACTGGGCACTCGGTATCCCATTAGGACTTGATGCCAGCTACGTGTATCCCGCTGTGGCGCCTTAA